Proteins encoded within one genomic window of Octopus sinensis unplaced genomic scaffold, ASM634580v1 Contig11126, whole genome shotgun sequence:
- the LOC115228856 gene encoding uncharacterized protein LOC115228856 yields the protein MEKISARIITRQGKTVDHLVTRCGRMLNSSYLRRHNEVVRCIHLHFCRQYGIRKTKKLKTHSVQSVVSNEFVEIRVDTTISTDTAVANNKPDIFVHDKMRNTLLLSKLGLLRKLPQAGRIEKFHKYDFIGNELEQFIT from the coding sequence atggagaaaataagtgCACGCATTATAACTCGGCAAGGAAAAACAGTTGATCACCTTGTAACTAGGTGCGGGAGAATGCTGAATAGCTCATATCTTAGACGGCATAACGAAGTAGTCAGATGTATTCACTTACATTTCTGTCGTCAATATGGAATAAGGAAAACTAAGAAACTAAAGACACATTCAGTTCAATCTGTTGTTAGCAATGAATTTGTGGAGATTCGTGTGGATACTACGATTAGTACGGATACAGCTGTGGCGAATAACAAACCTGATATATTTGTTCATGACAAAATGAGGAATACATTACTCTTATCGAAGTTGGGATTACTTCGCAAATTGCCTCAAGCAGGTCGAATTGAGAAGTTCCACAAATATGACTTTATTGGCAATGAACTTGAGCAATTCATCACGTAA
- the LOC115228858 gene encoding uncharacterized protein LOC115228858: MNKWHLAMIAGFLSSKYAIIDKKSITMESLKSSQIQYLQKKISSKALHSVLFKCVDEPNVDLPASSEWLSNGNNGPRSEALYCLLQDRNLFFASADSLCNHCKKSKKTVDHMATQCGKMLNSDYLRRHNEVVKCIHLNLCRMYGLKKARRLKGHSVQSTLSTGKVEIRVDCTILTETKVEYNKPDIFVHDKVRNEINLIEVGITSQDRLKQVEVEKCHKYDLLASELSLLYSCQVK; this comes from the coding sequence atgaataaatggcaTTTGGCTATGATCGCAGGATTTCTATCCTCCAAATATGCAATTATTGATAAGAAGAGTATTACTATGGAGTCTCTAAAGTCCAGTCAGatacaatatttacaaaagaaaattagttcTAAAGCACTACATTCTGTGCTTTTCAAATGTGTGGATGAACCTAATGTTGATTTACCTGCATCCTCAGAATGGCTATCTAATGGAAATAATGGGCCACGAAGCGAAGCATTGTATTGTCTTCTGCAAGATCGAAACTTGTTCTTTGCATCCGCTGACTCATTATGCAATCATtgtaagaaaagcaagaaaactgTTGACCACATGGCTACTCAGTGTGGTAAAATGCTCAACAGTGATTATCTCCGGAGACACAACGAAGTTGTGAAGTGTATCCACCTTAACTTGTGCCGAATGTATGGACTCAAAAAAGCAAGACGATTGAAGGGACATTCTGTTCAGTCAACACTGTCGACGGGAAAAGTTGAAATCAGGGTTGATTGTACAATTCTCACCGAAACAAAAGTAGAATATAACAAGCCAGATATCTTTGTCCACGACAAAGTCAGAAACGAAATAAATCTAATTGAAGTGGGTATTACTTCACAGGATCGCCTCAAGCAAGTGGAGGTTGAAAAGTGTCACAAGTATGACCTATTGGCAAGTGAGCTTTCGCTTCTGTATAGCTGTCAAGTAAAATAA